One Odontesthes bonariensis isolate fOdoBon6 chromosome 12, fOdoBon6.hap1, whole genome shotgun sequence genomic window, TAAACACAAAATCTCGCCATACACATTCACTTCTTTTACTCTGTTCTCATCTTTGTATCCTCTCTGCGAGTATTTTGTCTTTCACAGCCAAAAACATGCAACAGTTTTTCTTCTCGTCTTTATTGCGGTGACCTCGTTAAGCTCGAGCCAGCCATGAACTGGTCCGCTCAGATGGTTTTCATACCGTGAAATTGCTTTTATGAcgagagtttttatttttatttatttatttttaactgaACAAGAAATGACATCAAACTTTCCTTTGTCCTTGCGTGCGTAGTTCCAGGTCCACAGTTCCTCAACGGTAAGGTAGTCTAGCTGACCCATGTCAGATGACCTTATCCAGAGCCTGGTGAAATAGAGCGTGTAACCGCTCCCTGACTGTCTAAAAAAAACCTAGTAGGCAAGGTGTGCTTGTGTGCATAGACTGAGCGAGCACATAAATCCATTTTGTGCGTTGGTTCGGCTCTCTGCCAAAGTGGCCTGTTTTGAAAtgcttcactgttttttttttttttttttgttgttgtttgtttgtttggtttttttcagAGCTGCATCTACAATCGTAAAACTTAATGCTTTCAGCTGTTGCCGTTTCGTTGCATCTTCTTCAGGCTTGTGCTTATGCATGAGGGAGAccaggggcgtctgtagcttgagcaaacattcggggctgtaggGGTTTTTCCcccaggaaaaaaaattaaaaaaggggtgttaaaatgaaaatttaacacactTCATGACCAGCTGCTACAGAATTAAGAGTTCAGCTTTGGCCACTTTTACATTCATCATGAGATATcaaattgctttctttttcctttttaaattggcattaggaaaacaaaacaacttccccTTAAATACATGTCTATATATATcggcataaaataaaaaactcaatacacacaagttccaaaatatcacaccattaacgacctcagttcactctcatagacttttatatcaccacaACTTTCTTCATCACAAACGTTTAACTTGTTTATTTAATAAGGCTGGTGCCCATACCAGCGGTATATCCAGGCTAAACGCCCTGTGTGAGCAGTTCTAAAGCTGTCTGCAGGGATGAAAGTGGATCATTTTTGGAATGACTTCGGTTCTGAGCCTTACATACACGGCTCAATAATATATTCTGTGTTTATAAATAATACGCATGCATTAATGAGATGTTGCAGCCCTGTTAGTATCCACCACTGCTCGCAATTTGGCACATGGAAGTCCTCGGTTAAAGGATCAGTTTATCGTATTTACTGAATGCCTCCCACCTCCCACTTTTTTTCCGTGCATCAGTGATTCCGCTCCTGGAATCCTCCCTCTGATCTCTGTTGCTGCCACCGGAGATCCGAACGGAAGTAGTGAGAACAGACCCGAGAAGGGCCGGTCAAGGTGACGGGCTGTTAATAAAGAGAGACACTTGGGAGTTATCAGTTCAGTGTTAACGCACAGTTCATCGTTCGTGCTGCTATATGCACAGCTGAGTCGAGCAGTATGTCGGAACCTGAATTTGTCCGTATTGATATACGCTTACACTTAActatttttacaaaaagatgtaCAATTTTGATCAGACACACATTTACATGCATCTTAAAATgaaccttttctttcttttcttagtGTCACGTGACACTTCTGTCGATGTTTTGCCAAGCTATGCATCGTACCAACTGTGTGTATTGCCCTGTAGGTAAAACCTCACAACTTCAGAAGTATTCATTGAGGAAAGTGGCCTACCTTTAGGACTGTAGACGGGAAATATGAAGACAGGAGAGTGGGCAACCTTGAAGGATGGAAAGATGGGTACGCCTGGGATGAGCTCATGAGTTTTTGTAATTAGGTCATAATACTGTATTAGACAAAAGGGGAAAGAATGGAATGTTGAATTGAATCGTGGCGATTAGGAAGGGCCACTTGGCAAATAAAAGGTGAAGCCCAGAGGCGAATAATCAGAATGCTCCGGAGCCGTCTCACTGCATGTTTGCAGGGTAAATTAACCCTGCCTGAAATTTCCCATCGACAGAAGATTATTTGTGAACTCCTCTTGTCTCttgattcttatttttttttgtttgttttttttggccacTGATATAATggaatatttttttgagaacGTTCAAGATCAGAGTCTGGTCCCTGCATGCCAGCCTGAGGGGGGCCTTTGGCAAAATGGCGGGCCAGCCTTgatatttattgaaaaaatgTCTACAATTGAGGAAGTTTTTCCTTCTCTTCAGATGTGTAACAATGAACCTTTTATATGGAAACAAACATGAGTTTAGCTTAAACACTAAATCTGGAACAAATAAAGCTTTGGATTTGTGTCCTCATAAAAAACAAACCCACCGAAGCAGCTTTTATATCTCTGGTGGCATTTCTTAGCTCACTCCCACATCTCCTCTTTTCCACAGGGGGGACTCCATGAAAGATGACGGAGGAGGTGATTGTTGTAGCCAAGTGGGACTACACGGcccagcaggagcaggaacttgaCATCCGCAAAAACGAACGTCTCTTCCTCCTGGACGACTCGAAGACGTGGTGGCTCGTCCGCAACGCCGGCAACCACACGGGGTACGTGCCGTCGAACTACGTGGAGCGCAAGAACAGCCTGAAGAAGGGCTCGCTGGTGaagaacatcaaagacacactCGGTAAGTAGGAGTTCGGCGCGGTCCGTTTTTGAATTCCGAtgcccgccccccccccccccccccccccgaaatgCACAAGTTGGTGCtgcaaaaacaaagaactttcaGCAAAGGCAGAACAAATCTCCATGacctttgttttttgtcaatTCTTTGTGCTTACTGGTGAAAGAGATGAAATGTGATGTCAAACAacggtcagtgtgtgtgtgttaacctAGAATCTAAAACCATTCTCACCATGCTCCTGGCCTGTCTGGGAGCTGTCACCACGCACCCCAGGGATCCTGTCGAGTTGGCGGGTTGCTCTCAGCTGTCAGCACACTGTCGCTCAGTCCCCAGTCGTGACTTGAATTCATTTGCTCCGTCTGGTGGACGTAGCTTTGCGAACTCATGAGAGGAATCGCGGTGCTCATCGCACGCGATCACGAGAGAGTTTGTGCGCCGTTTCCTGTCCTCAAATTGGAGACCAACAAAAACGGATGACCCATCCTTTTTGTATGCGaagaaaaatgacgaagtgatgaaaataaaatgttctgtggctttcttttccatttagccattcacaaaaaaaaaactgaaaacttgGCTGTATTCAAGCTTCTCACATAATGTCATTGAGCCATTTCAAGATGTCATTTTGGGCTTTCACTTTTTCTAATATTACACtgattaattcttttttttttttttttttttcaaaaagccaCCTTGGACAGCCGACGGGCTGAGACGCCGCCGTCTCATTTCTCACCAAGCGGTGGCTGTGACCTTTTCTTCACGCAGTCATCTTGTGCCAGTGTATTGAGATATTTTTGTCTTCGCAGCATCTTCTGTGGTGCAGCTGTCTGGAGGAAACTGTTTCCTTAGAGGTTTCAGCTCCTGTTTTAAAACACAAGAATGGCCTAATTTGTTATGACTGAATGTGGGAAGACGATCTCGCCACCAACTCCTAAAAGATACCGGGCCTTCCAGTAGATTGTGACTCAGTGTATTTTCTCTTATTCATTATTTCTTACTCTCTATGTGAAATTGGCATGAAATGATGGGAGGTAATGGATAATGAAACTGCTAATTACCCACACAGCTGTCTCCTCTCTGCAGTGTACGAATGCAACAGATGTGGCCCCTAGAAAGCATCCTTTCCAAAGAAGATGGTTTAGTGCTAATCTGAGATGTGTAGACTTACAGCTGAAGTCAAGAAAGTGCCAGTTCAAGATTCACTtgctcttttatttttgttgcagGACAGGAACACTAAGGCAGAGCAGCAACTGAAGCGTGTCtgttttgacagtttttttttttttttttttttttttttttttgctctttttgagacatctttttttttttttccccgtagGAAAGGCTGGaaaggaggaagagagggacATGGGGAGAAAATAGAAACATCTGGTAGAAATTCTAACAAGACAGAATGATCAAGGAGCGCAATCGAAATAAATATAGTGACCGTGTGGCCCTGAAAGGGAGCCATATTTAGCGCTGACAGAAGGAGggtggaggaaagaagaggaaTGACTGGGGTCTGGTTTAATGCACCGACTCCTCTCGGCTCTGTGGACACCAGCCTTCAgggaatctctgcagctgtatgTGGGTGACCGTGGCACAGCGTGCCACAGTCGCCATCACCAGGGTTCACAGGGAGCAGAGATGACATACCCCCCTCCCCCATTCGAATGCTCCAACACTGCTCCCTGAGGCTCTTTTCTCCGTCAGTGGGGGATCTCTGCTTTTGATGGTCATGTAGTTTGATTAGTGGACAAGTCGGCCGACTAATGGTTGTACTGGAATGATGGATTACCTCTCTGTCCCCTGACTAAGTTACAAATCGACTTCCAACACTATGGCCCAGTTCCATTTCAGTCTGAGCAGTGTGCTTCCTGCCAGGAGCTCTTTAGTGTTAAAAgcctgagaaaatccaataggcGAGAACACTTTGACGATGAGGTGATGAGCAATAGGTGAGGTCAGGGACTAATGGAACCTACTCACGCACTTGAATgggggatctgattggctgagagctTGATTTCTTCATCCCTTCTGTAGTCTAGCTGTTTTTCACCCTCAGTGAGTACACATTATGCTTATGGAGCGCGTGGATAGTATGTAATTACTGTTATCTATGACCTTTCCTCTTCCTTTTACTGGGCTTTTTAGTCAGTTTGTGTCATCAGCCTCCATTTCGACAGAATCCAACTATAAATGGCTGCATGCTGTTTTGTGCCCCAGTTTCGTCTCACCGGAAATTAGAAAAACAATCAACAGAGAACCTACTTACTGCTGCAACTGGGTCATTGCTTACATGTACGATGCATCAGCAAGTTAAATTTCAACCCACCTACGTTTTAACAGGACCCATCGCTCATTTCCTGCATTTAGTGTGTGCGAGTATGCGTGGCCGACTGTGAGCCTGCGTTAAAGCACTGCGCCTTGAACTCGGGTTAAAAGTTGGCTGAAATACCCGCACACAGTTCCTTGTGCTTAGTACTTTCAAATTAGCATAGTTATATTGTAGGTGTTGTGGCAGAATGGCCACAAATGAGTCTCAGAGTTCAGAGATACAAAGTACAGCATGAGGTTATGCAGTGAAAAAGCTCCAGAGAAAAGCTCAGAATTCTCAGAAATCGCTGGTGGTTAATGCAGAGATTGGCAGGTGTCAGTTTTTAATTGCGTATATAATCACAGATCTGTCGCAATGTTATAGTCATCTGTTCATGATTGTGTCCTTGTGGCGCCATGGAAACATCTTTAACCTTATTGGATCGGGTTTGTCAGGTACTTCCTGTAAATGCACGACGAGGCTGGGATCTGAACACTTTGGATTCCCACTTGTGTTCCTCAAGCTTTTTCTGTGCAGCCTCTGCGGTTTGGCTAAGACACATTTTCCTACAAGGGGGAGGACGCTGCTCTCGGGAAGTGTTTTTGCAGGGCTTTGGAAAAGCTTTATAACAGATATGAGGTGCCAGACCAAAGACATTTATCATATTCCTTAAAGCTTTTAAACGCAGCCCCGCTTCTCTGGTGATGGCGAGAATTGTGGAGCCAGAGGTGGCCATACTTTGGCAAAATTTCATCATTAGGAAATTGTGTTTTCGAAAGAACATTTGCACCTTGATCAGAAGGGGTAAATCTTGCTAACCACGATGACTGGTGGCTAAACATGTCTTTGTCCATCATTTATGCTTTCGATTACCGGAACCCGCATTTACaaagaaaactttaaaaaaataaagtaacagAGTAACCATGAAGCCCAGAGTTTAGGTACATGCGATGGAGGAATtgccatgttttgttttcagcgCAACATATTGTCAAGATTGTATGAAAAATTGCATCACAATATTTCAAGAAAGTTGTTGTTGGGCTGCAGAGTTGAAATGGCTTTcaactgaaactgaaaaaagACGGCGATCTTGCTGGAGGACTGTGCTCTGAGGGCCCTTTTTTGGTTTGTGCATGTAGCAGTCTAAGCATTACATTTTCATTAGTCTCATTAAGCATTTTGGCAGGTCTTTACTGGCTGTACACAAGATAATGCATGAAAACCTCGTGGCACTAACTAAAAAAACAGGGCTACACTGCTAGGGGGCTCATTTAAAAGACCACATATCTCATCTGTGGTGAACTCAAAGTACTGTTACAGCACTAACACTCCACTGTGGTTTTTGATTACACTGGTGGGTGGTACGGTTATGCAAAGACTCCTTTAATACAGTAACTTTTCTCCTGCCCTCCACTGTAAGCAAAGGAGTGAAGCAATACGCCGCAACATGGAGGCTTTCATCAGCTTACTTCCCTCTGAGTTGAAGTCCTTTGGGCTTGAAAAATTGAGTCTCCCTTCACAAGATGAGAGGGAGGTGAAGGTGCAAGTGAACGCGTGGGAGGGGGAGGGCACAGCCCACTGCAGCTCTAACCAGCAGGCCAGTGCCTTGAAGTGGAAATGAGCGAGGAAGAGAGGTGTGTGTAGATTCAGGTGTTTTGGCTCCGCTCCGGGGAGTGTGTGTTTCCCTCTTACCCACGACAGTGACggccttattttatttttcttctgtcACCACCTGATGCAGCTCTGAAAGTCGACCTTTTGTCCTTGGCTTTTGTCTTTGTAATACTCTCGCTTCCACATGACAACGCAGCTATCTGATGAGCAGGACGCGCACTGCTCTCCCACAAACACGATCTGTTTGTTATTCCTGTCTCATCCTCCTGCTTTGCGTTTTTGTCAGCTGTGGCCTCTGATGTGCTCGGTCTCCAGTGTGTTTGAGAAACAGCTGCCAAGGGACCCCTTGTCTTTCCTCgtcctcccctctctctctatctctctgcCAAAAAGTTTCGTGCTACTCTGTGTGAACCCGGCAGTTTTCAAAACAATGTAAACGCTCTGTTCAGCGGGGACATTTCTGTGGCACAAGCGAGGCGACGAGCTGTCAAGAAGCTCTCTCCCATCATTAGTGGCATGTGAGCAAACCCTGACACCGGCTTCAGCTGTCAAGTAAAACGGTTCATCATAAACATCATAAGCCAATTGGTGtctaattattattttaacGTGCATGTGAGGAAATGGCCCCTCCTCTGTTGTGCTCAGCTGAGAAAACTTCAGGTCCCATTGAAGTGTGCTCACACGTTTAAAGACTGGTCTTTGAAAGTACAGGAGTGGGAAAGCCAGAAGCAGGTAAGACAGGAGCCGACTTTGATCCTGGATGTGCCTGTCATCACCAAGCCCACGGTGCCTGCTCCACTTTTCTTTCCCTCTCCGCAACATCTATTTTCAGCCTTTTGATTTGTATAGATGTGCGTACGGCGCGTAGATGACGAGCTCAATTTCATTCGGTATGGATGTGTCCCTCGGCGTCGATTCTATCAAGAATAAAAAATCTGCCCGTCACCACTGAGGTCTCTCTTAGGTTATCGTGTTTCCAGAGTAGTTTTGGGCTCCACGAGGACAACTTGAAGCTTTAATTGGTTTCTCACTGACcttaacttcttcttctctccaaaCGGATCAGCCCATCCCCTGCTTACTCCATCCTACCTCTAATCAACAGAGCCTCTCACCACAGCCCTAACTCCAACTTTGTCGACAGATTTTACCACCGAGCAGGGGCGAGGGCAAGAAACTAGGCAGTGCTCCTCCTTTTGTAGCTCTCACGATGGATTGCAGGAAATGACGCTTTCTTTGGAGTAAAATTGTTTTGAAAAATTACAAAGGCTAAGATCAGTGATGCGGAGTTGAAAAAATGTAGTGGAAGCGGCAAGTGTTACCATCGGCAATAACTTGGATCTTTTTTGCCCGTTACACTAAGTTGTAGACGAGCCCCCACCAAGGCTATTTTAACAGGGGCTTCCTATTATAAAATAACACTGCAGCCGTATCCGCAGTGTACATTTATTTTGATTCAGCATGTCACCACGGCCGTTGTTTCCACGGTTGTCATGTTtgaaaaaacgttttttttttttcttttcttttttttttttttttttttctttttttttttaaaaagccactAACAACGAAAATCCGATTTCTTTGTTTGTCAATGCCGGTTCAACACAAATGAACATAACGCTGTAGTATGTGTGTCAAAGTTTTCAGTCTGTACGATACTGTGATGCATATTCTGGGTTGTGTCGGCATTTGCAAAGTTGTTGCATTAAATGAAGGACGGAGAACgtatattttagttttttccacCACTTTTTGTCCCATCTTTGTTTCAATAAAGTAATATAGTTAATAGGAGTCTTTGGGGAGAAGCTTAAGCCACTTGCACGGCACCAGACTGAAGTTTGCCCACAAAGTTTACTTTACCTGCTTTTTGTCTGGTGGTTATGTACATAACCGACTGTAAACTAACATCTGCGCCGCCTCTCGCTTCCTTTTCTGTTCACGCACAGGTTTGGGAAAAACTAGGAGGAAGCCGAGCACCCGTGACACCTCCCCAACACCAAGCTCGGACGCGGAGTACCCTTCCAATGGCAGCGGGGGCGGAGGTGTGGGAGAAGCCACCGACAGGATCTACGACCTCAACATCCCCGCCGTGGTTAAGTTTAACTACACGGCAGAGCGGGACGATGAGATGAACCTGGTCAAGGGCACCACGGTGGTGGTGACAGAGAAGTGCAGCGACGGCTGGTGGCGGGGCACTCACGCCGGGCAGGTGGGCTGGTTTCCCTCGAATTACCTCCAGGATGAGCTCGGAGGAGCCGACGACAGGGGGGAGGGAGACTCGTCGCAAGGCTACCACAGAGGTTCTCCTGGACCTCTGTTGGCCAACGGGCGCGCAGGTGGTCGCGGTGGGGCCCTTCACCTGGTTCAGACACTCTACCCCCTCAGCTCTGTGATAGAAGAAGAGCTAAACTTTGAGAAAGGAGAGGTCATGGAGGTGGTGGAGAAGCCGGAGAATGACCCAGAGTGGTGGAGATGTAAGAACTCCCGCGGCATGGTGGGCCTGGTGCCTAAAAACTATGTGATGGTACTGGATGAGAGGCCCGGCCTGCCTTCCCCTGCACCGAGCTCCCCGCAGAACCGCTTCGTGACGCCGGCGCGCACGGGGAGGTTCGCTGGGAGGGACTGGTACTACGGCAACATCACCAGACACCAGGCCGAGTGTGTGCTCAACGAGAAAGGAGAGGAGGGCGACTTCCTCATACGGGACAGCGAGTCATCGGTGAGTCAGTGGGCTGAGGTCAGGACAGAGTGACATCATGGAGGCTGGAGAAAGACAGAGGAAATAACTCCCTGTCAGCTCGAACGGGAATCCTGAAATATTCATATTTAGGGGGAAGAAAATGTGAATTGCATTCGGCATGCCATATTCTGCAAGCAcagtttttaaaatacagtGGAACACAGAGAAACTGAAGTTTGTGCTGAAGAGCTGAGTAAGAGGTACAGAAAAATTTAGCCccaaatggggaaaaaatggGATGCATTTATATTTATAGTTACTCATAAGTTTGCTCAGAGTTTAATCTTCGTCTGCCACCCTAATCAGTCGCTTGGAATTTAATTCTAAAGAGTTTTCATAACCAGTTAGCAATGAGTTTCTTGATGAACtttatactttttaaaaaaaaaaaaacattagataAATACAATATATGTTGTATCTCAGAGGCTGATGAATTCTCTGAGCCAATACTTATTAGTATTAAGTAATAAATTAATACTTGTGTTCGGGCTCCGACTGTGTTGCACTTTGAACTTCGTTCAAGCGAAAGTGCGAGGCGGTAGAATCCGATAACCG contains:
- the LOC142396527 gene encoding cytoplasmic protein NCK2-like, encoding MTEEVIVVAKWDYTAQQEQELDIRKNERLFLLDDSKTWWLVRNAGNHTGYVPSNYVERKNSLKKGSLVKNIKDTLGLGKTRRKPSTRDTSPTPSSDAEYPSNGSGGGGVGEATDRIYDLNIPAVVKFNYTAERDDEMNLVKGTTVVVTEKCSDGWWRGTHAGQVGWFPSNYLQDELGGADDRGEGDSSQGYHRGSPGPLLANGRAGGRGGALHLVQTLYPLSSVIEEELNFEKGEVMEVVEKPENDPEWWRCKNSRGMVGLVPKNYVMVLDERPGLPSPAPSSPQNRFVTPARTGRFAGRDWYYGNITRHQAECVLNEKGEEGDFLIRDSESSPSDFSVSLKAVGKNKHFKVKLSEGVYCIGQRRFSSMDELVEHYKKAPIFTGDHGEKLYLTRALL